In Elaeis guineensis isolate ETL-2024a chromosome 1, EG11, whole genome shotgun sequence, a genomic segment contains:
- the LOC105038406 gene encoding dirigent protein 22-like, producing MGKLFSISILLLLFITIIPSLAKDGEHYSFLLSQKPATPRVRQKLSHLRLFWHDLVSGPDPTAVRVAQAASANKSATGFGTLVMIDDALTVGPEPTSKLVGRAQGFFALASKEEKALLMSMNFAFIEGKYNGSTVTILGRNAVFSEVREMPVIGGSGLFRMAQGYAQARTHSFNPKTHDAVVEYNVFVMHY from the coding sequence ATGGGCAAACTCTTTTCCATCTCCATTCTTCTCCTCTTATTCATCACCATCATCCCCTCCTTAGCCAAGGATGGAGAACACTACAGTTTCCTCTTGAGCCAAAAGCCGGCGACGCCGCGGGTGCGCCAGAAGCTGAGCCACCTGCGGCTATTCTGGCACGACCTCGTAAGCGGGCCGGATCCGACCGCCGTCAGGGTGGCCCAGGCGGCCTCGGCCAATAAGTCGGCGACCGGGTTCGGCACGTTGGTCATGATCGACGACGCGCTGACCGTGGGCCCTGAGCCAACTTCGAAGCTAGTAGGCCGGGCCCAGGGGTTCTTCGCCCTGGCATCCAAAGAGGAGAAGGCCCTGCTGATGTCCATGAACTTTGCCTTCATCGAAGGCAAGTACAACGGCAGCACGGTGACCATATTGGGCCGGAATGCGGTGTTCTCGGAGGTGAGGGAGATGCCGGTGATAGGGGGAAGTGGGCTTTTTCGAATGGCCCAAGGTTATGCCCAGGCCCGGACGCATAGCTTCAATCCTAAGACTCATGATGCTGTGGTGGAGTATAATGTTTTTGTGATGCATTACTGA